A genomic segment from Paenibacillus sp. FSL K6-1096 encodes:
- a CDS encoding sugar phosphate isomerase/epimerase family protein, with amino-acid sequence MTEHLKLSFEIWPNMPWGRLEIAGPAWNSWGDKPLDWCIRKIASYGYEGFDVIYPKIQEIYPHDYDEQVKQIRKAMDETGLEFSSIGCHTTFVTPRYFDRENGIAKFKKAIDAASDMGAGTVVTLIGDGYYDPPLYNLMTRKEAWRQVVTATQEVADYAAGKNIDVSIELIQGTLINNIDDMLKLFELVDRKNVYACVDVGTFYTTVKPRMPIKEAIRKLGDRIRVTHVKDEVGFPNIMQSQHVWFGAGFVDFREMAEALKEVGYKHYNSVEWEGFQTGGLYGVGDPSGVSMTDFDRVAEESKEYLEEFGWGRKV; translated from the coding sequence ATGACAGAGCATTTGAAATTGTCTTTCGAGATCTGGCCCAACATGCCTTGGGGAAGATTGGAAATCGCCGGTCCCGCCTGGAACTCCTGGGGAGATAAGCCGCTTGACTGGTGCATCCGCAAGATTGCTTCCTACGGCTATGAAGGCTTTGACGTAATCTATCCTAAGATTCAGGAGATTTACCCTCACGACTATGATGAACAAGTGAAGCAGATCCGTAAGGCTATGGATGAGACCGGACTCGAATTCTCCTCAATCGGCTGTCATACCACCTTTGTCACCCCCAGATATTTTGACCGTGAAAACGGAATAGCCAAATTTAAAAAAGCGATTGATGCAGCTTCTGATATGGGTGCGGGAACAGTGGTCACGCTGATCGGAGACGGATACTATGATCCGCCGCTGTACAATCTGATGACCCGTAAGGAAGCCTGGAGACAGGTGGTCACGGCAACACAGGAGGTCGCTGATTATGCGGCCGGCAAGAACATTGATGTCAGCATCGAACTCATTCAGGGAACGCTGATTAACAACATCGACGATATGCTCAAGCTGTTCGAGCTGGTGGACCGTAAAAACGTATATGCCTGTGTCGATGTAGGGACATTCTATACCACTGTTAAGCCAAGAATGCCGATTAAAGAGGCGATCCGCAAGCTGGGAGACCGCATCCGGGTCACTCATGTCAAAGATGAGGTGGGCTTTCCGAATATCATGCAATCGCAGCATGTGTGGTTCGGCGCCGGGTTCGTGGATTTCCGCGAGATGGCGGAAGCTCTAAAGGAAGTGGGCTATAAGCATTATAACTCCGTTGAATGGGAGGGGTTCCAGACCGGGGGGCTATATGGTGTAGGTGATCCTTCCGGAGTCAGCATGACTGATTTCGACAGAGTAGCGGAAGAGTCCAAAGAATACCTGGAGGAATTCGGATGGGGCAGGAAGGTATAG
- a CDS encoding M20 family metallopeptidase, with protein MGQEGIVLAIVEAVSLEEIESLLCRLIEIEGHQDVPDQEREVAEYIAGWFRELGIECRVEEIEPNRPNVIARIPGTGSGATLLLNGHLDTVPGYQMNNAFKAIRRDGRIYGRGSTDMKGALAAMMLALAGIHRSGVQLAGDLLFAATVGEETYSPGAYHLAGCGIPADYAIVGEPTGLQVGIAHKGVAWYEAEFPGVPVHGSVPELGINAIYRSSRWINHIQDHYLPLLQKRKHPLLGSPTLNIGMIEGGTRPVIVPGRTVVKFERRLLPGESAESALEELRATLEEVKTEYPDFEGEVRMLDNFRGVPHGPLQTSPNSEVVTVLLQAYKEEFSGDTASEAARPIGLQFWTDGALLQQFCPDTVVCGPGFIEQAHSDEEYIDTAQLFKACRMYIRSACAICGGVS; from the coding sequence ATGGGGCAGGAAGGTATAGTTCTTGCGATTGTGGAGGCCGTCAGCCTGGAAGAAATCGAAAGCCTGCTGTGCCGTCTGATTGAAATTGAAGGCCATCAGGATGTTCCGGATCAGGAACGCGAAGTGGCTGAATACATCGCGGGATGGTTCCGGGAGCTTGGAATTGAATGCAGAGTGGAGGAAATAGAGCCGAACCGGCCAAACGTCATTGCCCGCATTCCGGGTACCGGTTCCGGCGCGACCTTACTTCTGAACGGTCATTTAGACACAGTACCCGGGTATCAAATGAACAATGCGTTTAAGGCGATAAGGCGGGATGGCAGAATCTATGGCCGGGGCAGCACAGATATGAAAGGTGCGCTTGCAGCCATGATGCTGGCGTTGGCCGGAATTCACAGAAGCGGTGTCCAGCTTGCGGGTGACCTTCTTTTTGCAGCCACAGTGGGGGAAGAAACGTACAGCCCGGGGGCCTATCATCTGGCGGGCTGCGGAATCCCGGCCGATTACGCCATCGTCGGCGAGCCTACGGGCTTACAGGTGGGCATTGCCCATAAAGGGGTGGCCTGGTATGAAGCAGAATTTCCGGGGGTGCCGGTGCACGGCAGCGTTCCGGAGCTTGGAATTAATGCCATTTACCGCTCCAGCCGCTGGATCAATCATATCCAGGACCACTACCTCCCGCTGCTCCAAAAAAGAAAGCATCCGCTTCTGGGTTCGCCCACCTTAAATATTGGAATGATAGAAGGGGGGACACGGCCTGTAATTGTCCCCGGCCGCACGGTAGTAAAATTCGAACGCCGGCTCCTTCCGGGTGAAAGTGCCGAATCGGCTCTGGAAGAGCTTAGAGCGACTCTCGAAGAGGTGAAGACCGAATATCCTGACTTCGAAGGCGAGGTGCGAATGTTGGATAATTTCCGCGGTGTACCACATGGGCCTTTACAAACTTCCCCTAACAGCGAAGTAGTCACGGTTTTATTGCAAGCGTACAAGGAAGAATTCAGCGGTGACACTGCAAGTGAAGCTGCCCGGCCTATAGGCCTGCAGTTCTGGACTGACGGAGCGCTGCTGCAGCAATTCTGCCCCGATACCGTAGTCTGTGGCCCTGGCTTTATTGAGCAAGCCCATTCCGATGAAGAATATATCGATACGGCGCAGTTATTCAAGGCCTGCCGGATGTATATCCGTAGTGCCTGCGCCATATGCGGAGGAGTGTCATGA
- the thrC gene encoding threonine synthase, producing the protein MNGAGRVYDFWLVCTRCGTSHPALPLYQCRACGGSLEVAYDYERIFSRLPFDRMSARTASGIWKYRELLPVFPGTDPVTLGEGGTPLLPSWRMGSTEGGFQLYLKNESANPTLAFKDRSLSVALTAARQFGMTEVVCASTGNTGVAAAAYAARAGLRCTVYIPATTPPEKLEAMKAYGARLEMVSGSFSDAYATSADEALRLGAFNLTSTYLNPHAVEGNKTLAYEIFTSLQAVPDWIVIPVGAGPLLSGCYKGFREMLLAGVIDQLPRMVGVQASGCAPILQAFEEGRQEVRPWGGSTATLASGIADPLSTYPEDGTRTLAVIRESGGVAIGVSDLDMHHCRRMLAEREGILAELSSVTAVAAVKALYDSGAIRAGELVTAVVTGHGIKDMTAAINFEKTGVE; encoded by the coding sequence ATGAATGGAGCTGGCAGAGTGTACGATTTCTGGCTGGTTTGTACCCGCTGCGGGACAAGCCACCCGGCCCTGCCGCTCTATCAATGCCGTGCCTGCGGCGGGAGTCTGGAGGTGGCTTACGACTATGAGAGAATCTTCAGCCGGCTGCCGTTTGACAGAATGTCCGCCAGAACTGCTTCAGGCATCTGGAAGTACCGGGAGCTGCTGCCGGTCTTTCCTGGCACAGATCCTGTAACGCTTGGAGAGGGAGGGACACCGCTGCTTCCCTCCTGGCGCATGGGTAGTACGGAAGGCGGCTTCCAGCTCTACCTTAAGAATGAGTCGGCCAATCCGACACTCGCATTTAAGGACCGCTCACTCTCTGTAGCTTTAACCGCTGCCCGCCAATTTGGGATGACAGAAGTGGTATGCGCGTCCACCGGAAATACCGGCGTTGCCGCTGCCGCCTATGCTGCACGGGCAGGGTTACGCTGTACAGTGTATATTCCGGCCACCACACCTCCCGAGAAGCTGGAAGCTATGAAGGCCTATGGGGCCCGTCTGGAGATGGTCTCCGGCAGCTTCAGTGATGCTTATGCGACCTCGGCAGATGAAGCACTAAGGCTTGGAGCTTTTAATCTGACTTCCACTTATCTGAATCCACATGCTGTTGAGGGAAACAAGACTCTGGCTTATGAGATCTTCACTTCTTTGCAGGCCGTTCCCGACTGGATCGTCATTCCGGTCGGTGCCGGACCGCTGCTGTCAGGCTGCTACAAAGGATTTCGTGAAATGCTGCTCGCAGGAGTTATTGACCAGCTGCCCCGTATGGTTGGAGTACAAGCCTCGGGCTGTGCGCCCATCCTCCAGGCCTTCGAGGAAGGACGGCAGGAGGTCCGCCCCTGGGGCGGAAGCACCGCAACACTGGCTTCAGGGATCGCCGATCCGCTGTCCACCTATCCTGAGGACGGGACGCGCACCCTGGCCGTGATCCGGGAGTCAGGCGGTGTAGCCATAGGCGTAAGTGATCTGGATATGCATCACTGCCGCCGAATGCTCGCAGAGAGAGAAGGCATTCTGGCCGAACTGTCCTCTGTTACCGCCGTAGCAGCTGTGAAAGCTCTCTACGATTCCGGTGCCATACGAGCCGGAGAACTTGTCACCGCAGTCGTAACAGGCCATGGCATTAAAGACATGACCGCAGCGATAAATTTTGAGAAAACGGGAGTTGAGTAG
- a CDS encoding sugar ABC transporter substrate-binding protein, with the protein MKKGSKGWVTLVGMLAAMQVVLAACSSGGNNGTNAAAENGNTTGVNTGAAVTELTLWHMEEPPNRVARFKEIVDGFNAANPDIKITAQVQSWGDAYSKFPAAIQAGNGPDLLFTIPDYTTLIKELGVVQPVDDIIESLNAAHKFQASSLAPYQYEDHTWAVPVFGMVQALWYRGDLLSAAGIQPPTTWDELKSAAEALTSGNKYGIALPASKSMATDQVLYSFLVTAGAKNILSGDNTVTFDNEKTVEAYQMYSDLLKFSPPDSNTYQWGEPQAQFNAGTAAMAIEKGQYLSTFEAESGRPASDLGVVPMPVADGGEAGSIYYSNGIMVLTDDANKKAAITKFFEYLFEPETYGSFVNAEPGLFLPVTEDGGQADSFWNDPVISKYKSQVEVLIEAASKGALFGFTDGVSSKIGKVAGPNYIAQTLEQMTSKGLSAADAVKWGQAQIEAAVK; encoded by the coding sequence ATGAAAAAGGGATCAAAGGGTTGGGTTACGCTGGTTGGAATGCTTGCAGCGATGCAGGTTGTGCTTGCCGCATGTTCGTCCGGGGGAAATAACGGGACCAATGCAGCAGCGGAGAACGGAAATACCACAGGCGTCAATACCGGCGCAGCCGTAACGGAACTGACGCTCTGGCATATGGAAGAGCCGCCCAACCGGGTAGCGCGCTTCAAGGAAATTGTAGATGGCTTCAATGCAGCCAACCCGGATATCAAAATCACGGCTCAGGTACAAAGCTGGGGCGATGCCTATTCCAAATTCCCTGCGGCCATTCAAGCCGGCAATGGTCCTGATCTGCTCTTCACGATTCCCGATTATACGACTCTAATCAAAGAGCTGGGTGTGGTTCAGCCCGTGGATGACATTATCGAATCTCTAAATGCTGCTCATAAATTCCAGGCCTCTTCCTTGGCACCTTACCAATATGAAGACCATACCTGGGCGGTTCCGGTATTCGGAATGGTTCAGGCCCTCTGGTACCGGGGTGATCTTCTCTCCGCAGCGGGGATTCAGCCGCCCACCACTTGGGATGAGCTGAAATCGGCCGCTGAAGCACTCACATCCGGCAATAAATACGGCATTGCCCTGCCGGCCTCCAAGTCCATGGCAACCGATCAGGTGCTCTACAGCTTCCTGGTAACAGCAGGTGCCAAAAATATTCTCAGCGGCGACAATACGGTCACGTTTGACAATGAGAAGACAGTGGAAGCCTATCAAATGTACAGTGATCTGCTTAAATTCTCCCCGCCCGACAGCAACACCTACCAATGGGGTGAGCCGCAGGCACAGTTTAATGCAGGCACCGCAGCCATGGCGATTGAAAAAGGCCAATACCTCTCTACCTTCGAGGCAGAATCCGGCCGTCCGGCCAGTGATCTGGGTGTAGTGCCAATGCCGGTTGCTGATGGCGGCGAGGCAGGCAGCATCTATTACTCCAACGGCATTATGGTTCTGACAGACGATGCGAATAAGAAAGCAGCCATCACTAAATTCTTCGAGTATTTGTTCGAGCCTGAGACTTACGGAAGCTTCGTTAATGCGGAGCCAGGGCTGTTCCTGCCCGTGACGGAGGATGGCGGCCAAGCGGACAGCTTCTGGAATGATCCGGTGATCAGCAAGTATAAATCCCAGGTTGAGGTTCTGATTGAAGCTGCCAGTAAAGGTGCGCTGTTCGGGTTCACGGATGGTGTATCCAGCAAAATCGGCAAAGTGGCCGGGCCGAATTACATTGCCCAAACCCTGGAGCAAATGACGAGCAAGGGCTTGTCAGCTGCCGATGCAGTGAAATGGGGACAGGCCCAAATTGAAGCTGCGGTGAAATAG